In Bradyrhizobium lablabi, one DNA window encodes the following:
- a CDS encoding TerC family protein: MIGLLTSPEAWAALLTLTALEIVLGIDNVIFLSVIVSRIPAQQAKRARQIGLALALVFRLLLLSLLVWLIGLTQAVLTVKGLAFSWRDIILIGGGLFLIGKATHEIHGEVEGRSEASDDTPKAGAFFWVIVQIIIIDLVFSLDSIITAIGMAQDLAIMIAAVVIACVIMYVSSGPVARFVAEHPTTKMLALAFLVLIGVALVADGFQFHIPRGYIYFAIAFSALVEAFNVLAKRNRKKAVN, encoded by the coding sequence ATGATCGGGTTATTGACGAGCCCGGAAGCCTGGGCTGCCTTGTTGACGCTGACGGCGCTGGAAATCGTTCTCGGCATCGACAACGTGATTTTCCTGTCGGTGATCGTCTCGCGCATCCCTGCGCAACAGGCAAAACGCGCGCGGCAAATCGGATTGGCGCTGGCGCTGGTGTTCCGCCTCCTGCTGCTCAGCCTGTTGGTATGGCTGATCGGCCTGACGCAGGCCGTGCTCACCGTGAAGGGACTGGCGTTCTCATGGCGCGACATCATCCTGATCGGCGGCGGGCTGTTCCTGATCGGCAAGGCGACGCATGAAATCCATGGCGAAGTGGAAGGGCGCAGTGAAGCGAGCGATGACACGCCGAAGGCGGGCGCGTTCTTTTGGGTGATCGTGCAGATCATCATCATCGATCTGGTGTTCTCGCTGGATTCCATCATCACCGCGATCGGCATGGCGCAGGATCTCGCCATCATGATCGCGGCCGTCGTGATCGCCTGCGTGATCATGTATGTGTCGTCCGGACCGGTCGCGCGATTCGTGGCGGAGCATCCGACCACCAAAATGCTGGCGCTGGCGTTTCTGGTGCTGATCGGGGTTGCGCTCGTCGCCGATGGATTCCAGTTTCACATCCCGCGCGGCTACATCTATTTTGCGATTGCGTTCTCGGCCCTGGTCGAGGCCTTCAACGTGCTTGCCAAACGCAACCGCAAAAAGGCCGTTAACTAA
- a CDS encoding UbiH/UbiF family hydroxylase, with protein sequence MNDTSAPFDAIVIGGGPAGLAAAIALARAGAKVALIARRAPYADNRTTALLGGSVDLLRELDVWPRCEASAAALRAMRLVDDTGRLIRAPEVRFFCDEIGLEAFGYNIENRQLMSALEVRASELPSLTRFDDEAETISPEEADVAIRTASGKTLSARLVVGADGRHSLCREAAGIAVKRRELHQAALTFNVSHSRTHRNISTEFHTPQGPCVFVPLPGDRCSVVWVAAPKEAERLIALTDDELSEAAERRSHSILGRIRVEPGRHLFPLAIEQPRQFAKARIALVGEAAHVVPPIGAQGLNMGLRDAADIADIAGRAMASGEDPGSEQVTKRYDSTRRADVLSRTFVIDMANRSLLSDFLPMQSLRAAGLHLIGSIGPLRRLAMREGLAPSWRSKQRAL encoded by the coding sequence ATGAACGATACATCCGCACCCTTCGACGCCATCGTGATCGGCGGCGGCCCTGCCGGACTTGCGGCGGCGATTGCGTTGGCGCGAGCGGGCGCCAAGGTGGCCCTGATTGCCCGCCGCGCCCCCTATGCCGACAATCGCACCACCGCTTTGTTGGGCGGTTCCGTCGATCTGTTGCGAGAGCTCGATGTCTGGCCGCGCTGCGAGGCCAGCGCCGCGGCACTACGCGCCATGCGTCTGGTCGACGATACCGGCCGCCTGATCCGCGCACCGGAGGTGCGGTTTTTCTGTGATGAAATCGGTCTCGAGGCGTTCGGCTACAACATCGAGAACCGTCAGTTGATGTCTGCGCTGGAAGTGCGCGCATCCGAACTGCCATCGCTGACACGGTTCGACGATGAGGCCGAAACCATCAGCCCGGAGGAAGCCGATGTCGCGATCCGCACCGCAAGCGGAAAAACCTTGTCTGCCCGCCTTGTCGTGGGCGCCGACGGGCGGCACTCGCTTTGCCGGGAGGCCGCCGGCATCGCGGTGAAGCGCCGCGAACTCCATCAGGCGGCGTTGACATTCAACGTCAGCCATTCGCGCACCCACCGGAACATCTCGACCGAGTTTCACACCCCCCAGGGTCCCTGCGTATTCGTGCCGCTGCCCGGCGACCGCTGCAGCGTCGTGTGGGTCGCCGCGCCGAAGGAGGCCGAACGGCTGATCGCGCTCACGGACGACGAACTTTCCGAGGCCGCCGAAAGACGATCGCATTCCATTCTCGGCCGCATCCGCGTCGAGCCGGGACGCCATCTGTTTCCGCTCGCGATCGAGCAGCCCAGGCAATTTGCAAAAGCCCGCATCGCGCTGGTCGGCGAAGCCGCGCATGTGGTGCCGCCGATCGGCGCCCAGGGCTTGAATATGGGGCTGCGTGATGCCGCCGATATCGCCGACATCGCGGGGCGCGCGATGGCGTCGGGTGAGGATCCCGGCTCTGAGCAAGTGACAAAGCGTTATGATTCAACGCGGCGCGCCGACGTCCTGAGCCGGACGTTTGTGATCGACATGGCGAACCGCTCGCTGCTGTCTGATTTCTTACCCATGCAATCGCTGCGCGCGGCGGGATTGCACTTGATCGGTTCGATTGGACCGCTGCGCCGTCTTGCCATGCGCGAGGGTCTGGCCCCCTCGTGGCGATCGAAGCAGCGAGCTCTCTGA
- a CDS encoding quinone oxidoreductase family protein, whose product MTKAVRVHKVGGPEALVYEPVDVPAPGPGEVRIRQHAVGLNFIDVYYRTGLYKAPGLPFIAGNEAAGEVLSVGPGVTNFHPGDRVAYYFNLGGYASERNIPSDKLVKLPDHITYEQGAVLMLKGMTVWYLLHKTFKVEPHHRVLIHAAAGGIGLLACQWARAMGAHVIGTVGTKAKADLALANGCDHVILYNDEDFVARVKQISRNELCDVVYDGVGKTTFPGSLSCLKPRGLFVSFGNASGPVPPFSIAELNNHGSLFATRPKLNDYIGKRSELLEGADTLFAAVINGKLHVPINHAYALKDAARAHIDLESRVTTGASILKP is encoded by the coding sequence ATGACCAAGGCTGTGCGGGTGCACAAGGTAGGGGGCCCGGAAGCCCTGGTTTATGAGCCTGTGGACGTGCCCGCGCCGGGACCCGGCGAGGTCCGGATCCGCCAGCACGCCGTCGGCCTGAACTTTATCGATGTGTATTACCGGACCGGCCTCTACAAGGCGCCGGGACTGCCGTTCATCGCCGGCAATGAGGCCGCCGGCGAGGTGTTGTCGGTTGGCCCAGGGGTAACCAATTTTCATCCCGGTGATCGCGTCGCCTATTATTTCAATCTCGGCGGCTATGCGAGCGAACGGAACATTCCTTCGGACAAGCTCGTTAAATTGCCCGACCATATCACCTACGAGCAGGGCGCGGTCCTGATGCTGAAGGGGATGACCGTCTGGTACCTCCTGCACAAGACATTCAAGGTCGAGCCGCACCATCGGGTGCTGATCCATGCCGCCGCCGGCGGCATCGGCCTGTTGGCGTGCCAATGGGCGAGGGCGATGGGCGCCCATGTCATCGGCACCGTCGGCACCAAGGCAAAGGCCGATCTCGCGCTCGCCAATGGCTGCGATCATGTCATTCTCTACAACGACGAAGATTTTGTTGCGCGCGTCAAACAGATCAGCCGCAACGAGCTCTGCGACGTCGTCTATGACGGCGTCGGCAAGACTACATTCCCGGGTTCGCTATCTTGCCTAAAACCGCGCGGCCTGTTCGTGAGCTTCGGCAACGCCTCTGGCCCGGTGCCGCCGTTCTCGATCGCCGAACTCAACAATCACGGCTCGCTGTTTGCGACCCGGCCAAAACTCAACGACTATATCGGCAAGCGCTCGGAGTTATTGGAAGGCGCCGATACCCTGTTCGCCGCCGTCATCAACGGCAAACTGCACGTGCCGATCAACCACGCCTACGCGCTGAAGGATGCGGCGAGGGCGCATATCGATCTGGAAAGCAGGGTCACCACCGGCGCGTCGATTTTGAAGCCGTAG
- a CDS encoding tetratricopeptide repeat protein codes for MRDHRTTAIRFCALKALLLLVLAPILAAQPALAQTKAISPALTGCLAKQDIGDDKRIAACTATLESPLASTVQRANAYFIRGSAYAHQKAYDSAIADFDRTIWLAPGYCPAYRGRGWVFSQKKEFDRAIADFSECIRIDPNTVLYLDRGAAYLAKNDLDAAIADFSAMIEHHPENAYGFSNRGEAYRRKGEPKLAVADLNRAIALDPKDAYSFYNRGIAYSDQGDPDRAIADYNEAIRLKPDALYYNNRGNSYADKKDNDRSIADYDEAIKLDPNFALAYYNRGTAYREGNEQDKALADLDAAIRLDPNYAAAYGNRARIYRDRGDIDRARADLDQSLRLDVGGYRDAYARGNLFFDKHDFPRALADFDLAIKFNPKYAAALNARCLTRAILGRAQEGLADCEESLKWRPDDAYTIDSRAFCHLKLGDFDTAIADFTAALKVNPKLASSLYGRGLARRKKGDADGAQSDMTAAKAIQADIAEDYTAYGVE; via the coding sequence ATGCGAGATCATCGGACCACTGCGATCCGGTTTTGTGCCCTGAAGGCGCTTTTGCTGCTGGTGCTGGCGCCCATCCTTGCGGCCCAGCCCGCGCTGGCTCAGACAAAAGCCATCTCGCCGGCCTTGACCGGGTGTCTGGCCAAGCAGGATATCGGCGACGACAAGCGGATCGCGGCATGCACCGCAACCCTCGAATCGCCGCTGGCATCGACAGTGCAGAGGGCCAACGCCTATTTTATACGCGGCAGCGCCTACGCCCATCAGAAAGCCTATGACAGCGCCATCGCGGATTTTGACCGGACGATCTGGCTGGCCCCCGGCTATTGCCCGGCCTACCGCGGTCGCGGCTGGGTGTTTTCCCAGAAAAAGGAATTCGACCGCGCCATCGCCGACTTCAGCGAGTGCATCAGGATCGATCCGAATACCGTTCTCTATCTTGATCGCGGAGCGGCCTATCTTGCCAAGAACGACCTCGATGCGGCGATTGCCGATTTCAGCGCGATGATCGAGCACCACCCGGAAAACGCCTATGGTTTCTCCAATCGGGGCGAGGCCTATCGGCGCAAGGGCGAGCCTAAACTGGCCGTGGCCGATCTCAACCGCGCGATCGCGCTCGATCCCAAGGACGCCTACTCGTTCTACAATCGCGGCATCGCCTATAGCGATCAGGGCGATCCGGATCGCGCCATCGCCGATTACAACGAAGCCATCCGTCTCAAGCCCGACGCGCTCTACTACAACAATCGCGGCAACTCCTACGCCGACAAGAAAGACAATGATCGCTCGATCGCGGACTATGACGAGGCCATCAAGCTCGATCCGAACTTCGCGCTCGCCTATTACAATCGCGGCACCGCCTATCGCGAAGGGAATGAGCAGGATAAGGCCCTTGCGGACCTCGACGCGGCGATCCGGCTCGATCCGAATTATGCGGCGGCCTACGGCAATCGGGCGAGGATCTATAGAGACAGAGGCGATATCGATCGGGCCCGCGCCGATCTCGACCAGTCGTTGCGGCTTGACGTCGGCGGCTATCGCGACGCTTACGCGCGCGGCAACCTGTTTTTCGACAAGCATGATTTTCCGCGCGCGCTGGCGGACTTCGACCTCGCGATCAAGTTCAATCCGAAATATGCCGCCGCGCTCAACGCCCGCTGCCTGACGCGGGCCATCCTCGGGCGGGCGCAGGAAGGGCTCGCCGATTGCGAGGAGTCGCTGAAATGGCGGCCTGATGACGCCTATACCATCGACAGCCGCGCCTTCTGCCATCTCAAGCTCGGCGATTTCGACACCGCCATCGCTGATTTCACCGCGGCGCTGAAGGTCAACCCGAAGCTCGCGAGTTCGCTCTACGGCCGCGGCCTCGCCCGCCGCAAGAAAGGCGACGCCGACGGCGCACAGAGCGACATGACGGCCGCGAAAGCGATCCAGGCCGACATTGCGGAAGACTACACGGCCTATGGGGTCGAGTGA
- the pcsA gene encoding phosphatidylcholine synthase — protein MDQINRQDSPSVSPVMRAAAFSVHLFTALGAGFALIALLEAVREHWAAMFAWLGAALVVDALDGPMARRLDVVRLQPNWSGEVLDLVVDFVTYVFVPAYAITASGLLLSPTAALLGVGIAMSGALYFADRRMKSADNHFRGFPGLWNVAAFYLFLLHPPPAISSLGTVVLIVLTFLPFQVLHPVRVVRLRWLTLSLMAVWAVLGVVTLANDFDVGAPVKIGLCAIAVYVVASDAAIRLLRSLQT, from the coding sequence ATGGACCAGATCAACCGTCAGGATTCTCCGTCAGTTTCGCCGGTCATGCGGGCCGCCGCATTTTCCGTGCACCTGTTCACGGCGTTGGGGGCGGGCTTCGCCCTGATCGCGCTGCTGGAGGCCGTGCGGGAGCATTGGGCGGCGATGTTCGCCTGGCTCGGGGCGGCGCTGGTGGTCGATGCGCTCGATGGCCCGATGGCGCGGCGGCTCGATGTCGTGCGCCTGCAGCCGAACTGGTCGGGCGAGGTGCTCGACCTTGTGGTCGATTTTGTCACCTATGTGTTTGTGCCGGCCTACGCGATCACCGCAAGCGGCCTGTTGTTGTCGCCGACGGCTGCGCTGCTCGGCGTCGGAATTGCCATGTCGGGCGCGCTCTATTTTGCCGATCGCCGCATGAAGAGCGCGGACAATCACTTTCGCGGATTTCCGGGGCTGTGGAATGTGGCCGCGTTCTATCTGTTCCTGCTGCATCCGCCGCCGGCGATTTCGAGCCTCGGCACGGTCGTCTTGATCGTGTTGACGTTTCTTCCTTTCCAGGTGCTTCACCCCGTGCGCGTGGTGCGGCTGCGCTGGCTCACGCTGTCGTTGATGGCCGTTTGGGCGGTGCTTGGGGTCGTGACGCTCGCTAACGATTTTGACGTGGGCGCGCCCGTCAAAATCGGACTCTGCGCGATTGCCGTCTATGTCGTGGCAAGCGATGCCGCGATCCGGCTTTTGAGATCGCTCCAGACATGA
- a CDS encoding acetylornithine transaminase: MNIATHPFDALMEITARPAVVFVRGEGSLLWDDSGKRYLDFVQGWAVNCLGHSPPAVAEALAAQSKLLLTPSPAFYNAPSLKLAKALVEQSCFDQVFFANSGAEANEGAIKLARKYGALRKGGAHEIITFEGGFHGRTLATMSASGKKAFEPLFEPKVSGFPKAQWNDIASVKRLISDKTIGVMLEPIQGEAGVWPATDQFLGELRALTKAHRLLLIVDEIQTGMGRTGKLFHYEHAGIEPDIMTLGKGIGGGVPLAALLATEAASCFEHGDQGGTFNGNPLMCAAGLAVLEHVAEPDFLKSVTDAGLYLESELQRISARHGLGEVRGRGLLLALDLKIPIAASVVALAFEDGVLLNAPRPDTLRFMPALNVSRAEIALMIECLDAILAKIGAARRVA, from the coding sequence ATGAATATCGCCACCCATCCGTTTGACGCATTGATGGAAATCACCGCGCGCCCGGCGGTCGTCTTCGTCCGCGGCGAAGGCTCGCTGTTGTGGGACGATAGCGGCAAGCGCTATCTCGACTTCGTTCAGGGCTGGGCGGTCAACTGCCTCGGCCATTCGCCGCCGGCCGTTGCCGAAGCGCTTGCGGCGCAGTCAAAACTGCTGTTGACGCCGAGCCCGGCGTTTTACAATGCGCCGAGCCTGAAACTTGCAAAAGCGTTGGTCGAGCAGAGCTGCTTCGACCAGGTGTTTTTTGCGAACTCCGGTGCGGAGGCCAATGAAGGCGCGATAAAGCTCGCGCGCAAATACGGTGCCCTGCGCAAAGGCGGCGCGCATGAGATCATCACCTTCGAAGGCGGCTTTCACGGCCGGACGCTGGCGACCATGTCGGCCTCCGGCAAGAAAGCCTTTGAGCCGCTGTTCGAGCCCAAAGTTTCCGGCTTTCCCAAGGCGCAGTGGAACGACATCGCGTCAGTGAAGCGGTTAATATCCGACAAAACCATCGGCGTGATGCTGGAGCCGATCCAGGGCGAAGCCGGAGTCTGGCCCGCGACGGATCAGTTTTTAGGTGAGTTGCGCGCCCTGACAAAAGCGCACCGCCTGTTGCTGATCGTGGACGAGATACAGACTGGTATGGGCCGCACCGGAAAGCTTTTCCACTACGAGCACGCCGGCATCGAGCCTGACATCATGACGCTCGGCAAAGGCATCGGCGGCGGCGTTCCGCTCGCCGCTTTGCTGGCGACGGAAGCTGCGTCCTGCTTCGAGCATGGCGACCAGGGCGGCACCTTCAACGGCAATCCGCTGATGTGCGCCGCCGGCCTTGCCGTACTCGAGCATGTTGCCGAGCCCGACTTTCTGAAATCGGTCACTGACGCCGGGCTTTACCTGGAGAGCGAGTTGCAGCGAATTTCGGCACGCCACGGCCTCGGCGAGGTTCGCGGCCGGGGCCTCCTGCTGGCGCTCGATCTGAAAATTCCGATCGCGGCATCGGTCGTTGCGCTGGCGTTCGAGGATGGCGTCCTGCTCAACGCGCCGCGGCCGGATACGCTGCGTTTCATGCCGGCGCTCAACGTCAGCCGCGCGGAAATCGCGCTCATGATCGAGTGCCTGGACGCGATCCTCGCGAAGATCGGCGCGGCTCGACGGGTGGCGTGA
- the rimO gene encoding 30S ribosomal protein S12 methylthiotransferase RimO yields MQQAAAPKVSFVSLGCPKALVDSERIITRLRAEGYELARKHDGADLVIVNTCGFLDSAKKESLGAIGEAMAENGKVIVTGCMGAEPEQIEAAYPGVLSITGPQQYESVLDAVHRALPPVHNPHLDLVPPQGIKLTPRHYAYLKISEGCNNRCSFCIIPKLRGDLVSRQANDVLREAEKLVSAGVKELLVISQDTSAYGVDLKYAASPWKDREIRARFFDLAEALGEFGVWVRLQYVYPYPHVDEVIGLMTQGKILPYLDIPFQHANPEILKAMKRPAAQEKTLARIKQWRDQCPELTLRSTFIVGFPGETDSDFAELLDWLDEAEIDRVGCFKYEPVAGASSNALGNAVPEETKQERWNALMARQQKISARRLKRKVGTRQQVIIDEVGPTVAKGRSKADAPEIDGAVYLSSRRPLKVGEIVTAKIDRADEYDLHGSVAGF; encoded by the coding sequence ATGCAACAGGCCGCCGCGCCCAAAGTCAGCTTTGTCTCGCTGGGATGCCCCAAGGCATTGGTGGATTCCGAGCGCATTATCACGAGGCTGCGCGCCGAAGGCTATGAGCTTGCGCGCAAGCATGACGGCGCCGACCTCGTGATCGTCAACACCTGCGGCTTTCTCGACAGCGCCAAAAAGGAATCGCTCGGCGCGATCGGCGAAGCCATGGCCGAGAACGGCAAGGTGATCGTCACCGGCTGCATGGGCGCGGAACCCGAACAGATCGAGGCCGCCTATCCCGGTGTATTGTCGATCACAGGTCCCCAGCAATATGAGAGCGTGCTCGATGCCGTGCATCGCGCGCTGCCGCCGGTGCACAATCCGCATCTCGATCTGGTGCCGCCGCAGGGCATCAAGCTGACGCCGCGGCATTACGCTTATTTGAAGATTTCCGAAGGCTGCAACAACCGCTGCAGTTTTTGCATCATTCCCAAACTGCGCGGCGATCTGGTGTCGCGTCAGGCCAATGACGTGCTGCGCGAGGCTGAGAAGCTGGTCAGCGCCGGCGTTAAGGAACTGCTGGTTATCTCGCAGGATACCTCAGCCTATGGCGTCGACCTGAAATATGCCGCGAGCCCCTGGAAGGACCGCGAAATCCGCGCCAGATTCTTCGATCTGGCCGAGGCGCTCGGCGAATTCGGCGTCTGGGTGCGATTGCAATATGTCTATCCCTACCCGCATGTCGACGAAGTGATCGGCCTGATGACGCAAGGCAAGATCTTGCCTTACCTCGACATCCCCTTCCAGCACGCGAATCCGGAAATCCTCAAGGCCATGAAGCGCCCGGCGGCGCAGGAGAAGACGCTGGCGCGGATCAAGCAATGGCGCGATCAATGTCCCGAGCTGACCTTGCGCTCGACGTTCATCGTCGGCTTCCCCGGCGAAACCGATTCTGATTTTGCCGAGTTGCTCGACTGGCTCGACGAAGCCGAGATCGATCGCGTCGGCTGCTTCAAGTACGAGCCGGTCGCGGGCGCCTCGTCGAATGCACTCGGCAATGCCGTGCCCGAGGAGACAAAACAGGAGCGCTGGAATGCGCTGATGGCGCGGCAGCAGAAGATTTCCGCCCGACGGCTGAAGCGCAAGGTCGGCACGCGGCAGCAAGTCATCATCGACGAGGTCGGCCCGACCGTCGCAAAAGGCCGCTCCAAGGCGGACGCGCCCGAAATCGATGGCGCGGTCTATCTCTCCAGCCGCCGCCCCCTGAAGGTCGGCGAGATCGTCACCGCGAAAATCGACCGTGCCGACGAATATGATCTCCACGGCAGCGTCGCGGGATTTTGA
- a CDS encoding ANTAR domain-containing response regulator, producing the protein MGSETSPKIVIVDESPIRAAILEEGLREAGFVDVVHISEMQSLLARIYALDPDVIVIDLENPSRDVLEQMFQVSRAVRRPIAMFVDQSDAASIQASVDAGVSAYIVDGLKKERLKPILDLCISRFNAFAKLQDELERAKSALEDRKVIDRAKGILMKLKGLTEEEAYVLLRSTAMREKKKIGEIAQSILTASEMLK; encoded by the coding sequence ATGGGCTCCGAGACGTCTCCTAAAATCGTTATCGTCGACGAAAGCCCGATCCGCGCCGCGATCCTCGAGGAGGGCTTGCGGGAAGCGGGTTTTGTCGACGTCGTCCATATCAGCGAAATGCAGAGTCTGCTGGCGCGGATCTATGCGCTCGATCCCGACGTCATCGTGATCGATCTGGAAAATCCCAGCCGCGACGTTCTGGAGCAGATGTTCCAGGTCAGCCGCGCGGTGCGCCGGCCGATCGCGATGTTCGTCGATCAGAGCGATGCGGCGTCGATACAGGCCTCGGTCGACGCCGGCGTCTCCGCCTATATCGTCGACGGACTGAAGAAGGAGCGCCTCAAGCCGATCCTCGACCTCTGCATCTCCCGCTTCAACGCGTTTGCAAAACTGCAGGACGAACTCGAGCGCGCCAAATCCGCACTCGAAGACCGCAAGGTGATCGATCGCGCCAAGGGGATCCTGATGAAGCTGAAGGGCCTGACCGAAGAAGAGGCCTATGTCCTGCTGCGCTCGACGGCGATGCGCGAGAAAAAAAAGATCGGCGAGATCGCGCAGTCGATCCTGACCGCGTCGGAGATGCTGAAATGA
- a CDS encoding CmpA/NrtA family ABC transporter substrate-binding protein — MTEPLHIGFIPLVDAAALIVAVDKGFAAAEGLDVTLVREVSWSNVRDKLNIGLFEAAHLLAPVAIASSLGLGHVKVPITAPFNLGLNGNAITVSPALHAAIMGELGGDPLDPMATALALSRVVAARRKSGAEPLTFGMTFPFSTHNYQLRFWMAAGGVDPDEDVHLVVLPPPYMVDSLANGHVDGFCVGAPWNSVAVDLGVGHILHFVSDILVRAAEKVLAIRQSWAEKNPEVVAALVRAAFRAAEFIEQPENRAETARLLAQPERVGVDADVIQRTLDGRLKISPDGTMRESSRYLLVGRESAGRPDPVQAAWLYAQMVRWGQAGVSPEALKAAKAVFRPDLYDAALGREGKSADAPGAIGAFAGPAFDAGDIVSHLGAFRIGRWKP; from the coding sequence ATGACCGAACCGCTTCACATAGGCTTTATTCCACTGGTCGATGCTGCGGCGCTGATCGTCGCCGTCGACAAGGGGTTTGCCGCTGCCGAAGGGCTCGATGTCACGCTGGTGCGGGAAGTGTCGTGGTCGAACGTCCGCGACAAGCTCAACATCGGCCTGTTTGAGGCTGCCCATCTGCTGGCGCCGGTTGCGATCGCATCGAGCCTCGGGCTCGGGCACGTCAAGGTGCCGATCACCGCGCCCTTTAATCTCGGCCTCAACGGCAACGCGATTACGGTATCTCCAGCGCTGCATGCGGCGATCATGGGCGAGCTAGGGGGCGACCCGCTCGATCCGATGGCCACCGCGCTGGCTTTATCGCGCGTGGTCGCGGCGCGACGTAAAAGCGGAGCCGAGCCGCTGACGTTCGGCATGACCTTTCCATTTTCGACCCACAATTATCAGCTTCGTTTCTGGATGGCCGCGGGCGGCGTGGACCCAGACGAGGATGTGCATCTCGTGGTGCTGCCGCCGCCCTATATGGTGGATAGTCTCGCCAACGGTCATGTCGATGGATTCTGCGTGGGCGCCCCCTGGAATTCGGTCGCCGTCGATCTCGGCGTCGGCCACATCCTGCATTTCGTCTCGGATATTTTGGTCCGCGCTGCCGAGAAGGTGCTTGCGATCAGACAGAGCTGGGCGGAGAAAAATCCAGAAGTGGTTGCAGCCCTGGTCCGCGCCGCGTTTCGCGCTGCCGAATTCATCGAGCAGCCGGAAAATCGCGCCGAGACCGCACGCCTGCTGGCGCAGCCAGAACGCGTCGGTGTCGATGCCGACGTTATCCAGCGAACGCTGGACGGCCGTCTCAAAATTTCGCCCGATGGCACGATGCGCGAAAGCAGCCGCTATTTGCTGGTCGGTCGGGAGAGCGCGGGCCGTCCCGATCCCGTGCAGGCCGCCTGGCTCTATGCGCAGATGGTCCGCTGGGGGCAGGCTGGGGTCAGCCCGGAGGCACTGAAGGCCGCCAAGGCGGTGTTCAGGCCGGATCTCTACGACGCAGCGCTGGGGCGCGAAGGGAAGTCCGCCGATGCGCCTGGGGCTATCGGGGCCTTCGCCGGTCCGGCATTCGACGCCGGCGATATTGTCAGCCATCTGGGGGCATTTCGGATCGGACGGTGGAAGCCCTAA